From a region of the Myxococcus fulvus genome:
- a CDS encoding S46 family peptidase — MKRLFLIATLVGAAPALADEGMWTYNNFPSAKVKEKYGFEPTQQWLDKARLSSARLAGGCSASFVSPNGLVMTNHHCARGCIEQLSGAKKDYIANGFYAKTEAEETQCPAMEINQLEQITDITETLNKATQGLSGKQYADTLKAKMSELEQACSAGDAKVRCDAVTLYQGGKYNLYKYRRFQDVRLVMAPEHAIAFFGGDPDNFEFPRWDLDVTFLRVYQDGKPAKTENYFKWSEKSAKEGDITFVSGHPGRTSRGLTIAELEYQRDVAMPKMLFMMSELRGMVSEFQKRGPEQKRISNNLLFGVENGLKATKGRLEALQDKKFFGQKVAAEQDLRKKVEANPEMKKKYGAAWDEIAKAQAQMVNIRKDLSFVEQGAGLSSSLYSIAKTLVRASEELPKENGQRLREFNQANLPALQAQLLSPAPIYPELEILRLSFGLTKMREELGSNHPFVKKVLGNESPDKLAARLVKGSKLCVLKDVKGSKVCDVSARKSLFDGGKAAIAASKDPMIQLALALDADGRAVRKNYEENVDAVIKKNAELVAKAKFEVYGTNQYPDATFTLRLSYGSVKGYQEDGKKVEPITQMAGTFEHATGEEPFALPPSWLKNQKSLDGATAMNFVTTNDIIGGNSGSPVINKDAEIIGLVFDGNIQSLGGEYGFDETVNRTVAVHSDAIIESLKKIYGATRVLEELRPGSTQVPTVPTKPAG; from the coding sequence ATGAAACGGTTGTTCCTGATTGCCACCCTCGTCGGCGCCGCTCCGGCCCTGGCCGACGAAGGCATGTGGACGTACAACAACTTCCCGTCCGCGAAGGTGAAGGAGAAGTACGGCTTCGAGCCCACGCAGCAGTGGCTCGACAAGGCCCGTCTGTCGTCCGCGCGGCTCGCGGGCGGCTGCTCGGCCAGCTTCGTGTCCCCCAACGGCCTGGTGATGACCAATCACCACTGTGCCCGCGGCTGTATCGAGCAGCTCTCCGGCGCGAAGAAGGACTACATCGCCAACGGCTTCTACGCGAAGACCGAAGCCGAGGAGACGCAGTGTCCGGCGATGGAGATCAACCAGCTCGAGCAGATCACCGACATCACCGAGACGCTGAACAAGGCGACCCAGGGCCTGTCCGGCAAGCAGTACGCCGACACCCTGAAGGCGAAGATGTCCGAGCTGGAGCAGGCGTGCTCCGCGGGCGACGCCAAGGTGCGCTGTGACGCCGTCACCCTGTACCAGGGCGGCAAGTACAACCTGTACAAGTACCGCCGCTTCCAGGACGTGCGCCTGGTCATGGCGCCCGAGCACGCCATCGCCTTCTTCGGCGGCGACCCGGACAACTTCGAGTTCCCCCGCTGGGACCTGGACGTGACGTTCCTGCGCGTCTACCAGGACGGCAAGCCGGCCAAGACGGAGAACTACTTCAAGTGGTCCGAGAAGAGCGCCAAGGAGGGTGACATCACCTTCGTGTCCGGCCACCCCGGCCGCACCTCGCGCGGGCTGACCATCGCGGAGCTGGAGTACCAGCGCGACGTGGCCATGCCGAAGATGCTGTTCATGATGTCCGAGCTGCGCGGCATGGTGTCCGAGTTCCAGAAGCGCGGCCCCGAGCAGAAGCGCATCTCCAACAACCTGCTGTTCGGCGTGGAGAACGGCCTGAAGGCGACCAAGGGCCGCCTGGAGGCGCTGCAGGACAAGAAGTTCTTCGGCCAGAAGGTCGCCGCCGAGCAGGACCTGCGCAAGAAGGTCGAAGCCAACCCGGAGATGAAGAAGAAGTACGGCGCCGCGTGGGATGAGATCGCCAAGGCCCAGGCGCAGATGGTCAACATCCGCAAGGACCTGTCCTTCGTCGAGCAGGGCGCGGGCCTCTCCTCCAGCCTGTACAGCATCGCCAAGACGCTGGTGCGCGCCTCCGAGGAGCTCCCCAAGGAGAACGGCCAGCGCCTGCGTGAGTTCAACCAGGCGAACCTGCCCGCGCTCCAGGCGCAGCTCCTGAGCCCCGCTCCCATCTACCCGGAGCTGGAGATCCTCCGCCTGAGCTTCGGTCTGACGAAGATGCGCGAGGAGCTGGGCTCCAACCACCCGTTCGTCAAGAAGGTCCTGGGCAACGAGTCCCCCGACAAGCTGGCGGCGCGCCTGGTGAAGGGCTCCAAGCTGTGCGTCCTCAAGGACGTCAAGGGCTCCAAGGTGTGTGACGTGTCCGCCCGCAAGAGCCTGTTCGACGGCGGCAAGGCGGCCATCGCGGCCTCCAAGGACCCGATGATCCAGCTGGCGCTGGCGCTCGACGCGGATGGCCGCGCGGTCCGCAAGAACTACGAGGAGAACGTCGACGCGGTCATCAAGAAGAACGCGGAGCTGGTGGCCAAGGCGAAGTTCGAGGTCTACGGCACCAACCAGTACCCGGACGCGACCTTCACGCTGCGCCTGTCGTACGGCTCGGTGAAGGGCTACCAGGAGGACGGCAAGAAGGTGGAGCCGATCACGCAGATGGCGGGCACCTTCGAGCACGCCACGGGCGAGGAGCCCTTCGCGCTGCCGCCGTCCTGGCTGAAGAACCAGAAGAGCCTCGATGGCGCCACGGCGATGAACTTCGTCACCACCAACGACATCATCGGCGGCAACTCCGGCTCCCCCGTCATCAACAAGGACGCGGAGATCATCGGCCTGGTGTTCGACGGCAACATCCAGTCGCTGGGCGGTGAGTACGGCTTCGACGAGACCGTCAACCGCACGGTGGCCGTGCACAGCGACGCCATCATCGAGTCGCTGAAGAAGATCTACGGCGCCACCCGCGTCCTCGAGGAGCTGCGCCCGGGCAGCACCCAGGTGCCCACCGTCCCCACCAAGCCGGCGGGGTGA
- the guaA gene encoding glutamine-hydrolyzing GMP synthase gives MDLHAEKILILDFGSQYTQLIARRVRELGVYCEIHRPDLPAEDIRRFAPRGIILSGGPASVEAPGSPRCDPFVFEAGVPVLGICYGLQLTAKLLGGRIDRGAHREFGNAEVEVLAPRGPFSEFRPGDRVQVWMSHGDRVEELPPGFEAIGRSGNSPFAAAAHQSKPFYGLQFHPEVVHTPQGKAMLRAFLFNDCKVSGSWTMKGFIDEAVATIRKQVGDNGRVICALSGGVDSSVAALLLHRAIGPRLQCIFVDNGVLRQGERAQVEALFVDRFHVPLKTVDARARFLDALAGVTDPEKKRKIIGREFIAVFEEASRDIQDAEFLAQGTLYPDVIESVSYKGPSVTIKSHHNVGGLPETMKLKLVEPLRELFKDEVRALGRELGLPEEMVSRQPFPGPGLAIRVLGEVTEARLELVRRADAIVQEEIRAAGLYKEVWQAFAVLLPVQSVGVMGDERTYESTCVLRAVTSVDGMTADWARLPYPVIERISTRITNEVRGINRVAYDVSSKPPATIEWE, from the coding sequence GTGGACCTGCACGCCGAGAAGATCCTGATCCTCGATTTCGGGAGTCAGTACACCCAGCTCATCGCCCGACGGGTCCGCGAGCTGGGCGTTTATTGTGAAATCCACCGCCCGGACCTGCCGGCCGAGGACATCCGCCGCTTCGCCCCCCGGGGCATCATCCTCTCGGGAGGCCCGGCGTCCGTGGAGGCGCCCGGTTCCCCCCGGTGTGACCCGTTCGTCTTCGAGGCGGGCGTGCCCGTGCTCGGCATCTGCTACGGCCTGCAGCTCACGGCCAAGCTCCTGGGCGGCCGCATCGACCGGGGCGCCCACCGCGAGTTCGGCAACGCGGAGGTGGAGGTGCTGGCCCCCCGCGGCCCCTTCTCGGAGTTCCGTCCGGGAGACCGCGTCCAGGTGTGGATGAGCCACGGCGACCGGGTGGAGGAGCTGCCCCCGGGCTTCGAGGCCATCGGCCGCAGCGGCAATTCGCCCTTCGCGGCGGCGGCCCACCAGAGCAAGCCCTTCTACGGCCTCCAGTTCCACCCCGAGGTGGTGCACACCCCTCAGGGCAAGGCCATGCTGCGCGCCTTCCTCTTCAACGACTGCAAGGTCTCCGGCTCGTGGACGATGAAGGGCTTCATCGACGAGGCCGTGGCCACCATCCGCAAGCAGGTGGGTGACAACGGCCGGGTCATCTGCGCCCTGTCGGGTGGCGTGGACAGCTCCGTGGCGGCGCTGCTCCTCCACCGCGCCATCGGCCCCCGGCTGCAGTGCATCTTCGTGGACAACGGGGTGCTGCGCCAGGGCGAGCGGGCCCAGGTGGAGGCGCTCTTCGTGGACCGCTTCCACGTCCCGCTGAAGACGGTGGACGCGCGGGCCCGGTTCCTGGACGCGCTGGCCGGCGTGACGGACCCGGAGAAGAAGCGGAAGATCATCGGCCGCGAGTTCATCGCCGTGTTCGAGGAGGCCTCGCGCGACATCCAGGACGCGGAGTTCCTGGCCCAGGGCACGCTGTACCCGGACGTCATCGAGTCCGTCTCGTACAAGGGCCCGTCCGTCACCATCAAGAGCCACCACAACGTGGGCGGCCTGCCGGAGACGATGAAGCTCAAGCTGGTGGAGCCCCTGCGCGAGCTGTTCAAGGACGAGGTCCGCGCGCTGGGCCGCGAGCTGGGGCTGCCCGAGGAGATGGTGTCCCGTCAGCCGTTCCCCGGCCCGGGCCTGGCCATCCGCGTGCTCGGCGAAGTCACGGAGGCCCGTCTGGAGCTGGTGCGCCGCGCGGACGCCATCGTGCAGGAGGAGATTCGCGCCGCGGGGCTCTACAAGGAAGTGTGGCAGGCCTTCGCCGTACTGCTGCCGGTGCAGAGCGTGGGTGTCATGGGCGACGAGCGCACCTACGAGTCCACCTGCGTGCTGCGCGCCGTCACCAGCGTGGACGGCATGACGGCGGACTGGGCGCGGCTGCCGTACCCCGTCATCGAGCGCATCTCCACGCGCATCACCAACGAGGTGCGCGGCATCAACCGCGTCGCCTACGACGTGTCCTCCAAGCCCCCCGCCACCATCGAGTGGGAGTGA
- the guaB gene encoding IMP dehydrogenase codes for MLNPEIRLALTFDDVLLVPAESSVVPKDTDLTTRLTRNLRLNIPLLSAAMDTVTEARTAIAMAQEGGIGVIHKNMTPEQQALEVLKVKKFESGMVVDPVTIDPEAPLGRAIELMRQHGVSGIPVVKGKRLVGIVTSRDVRFETNLTQKVEAMMTRKLVTGHEGINQGDAQKLLHEHRIEKLLVVNDDFELRGLITIKDIEKRRTHPNAAKDAKGRLLCAAAVGVSPDREARIDALVKAGVDVIVVDTAHGHSKGVVDGVRDTRKNFKGFELIAGNVATAEATRALIQAGVDAVKVGIGPGSICTTRVVAGVGVPQVTAVDDCCREADKHDIPIISDGGIKYSGDIVKALAAGASTVMIGSLFAGTEEAPGDVILYQGRSYKSYRGMGSLGAMKQGAKDRYFQSDVDAVKLVPEGIEGRVPYKGTLAMNVHQMLGGIRSGMGYVGCGTIEELRKNATFVRITSAGLKESHVHDVIITEEAPNYRVE; via the coding sequence ATGTTGAACCCCGAGATCCGGCTCGCACTCACCTTCGATGATGTCCTCCTGGTGCCCGCCGAAAGTTCGGTTGTCCCCAAGGACACGGACCTGACGACCCGCCTCACCCGCAACCTCCGGCTGAACATCCCGCTGTTGTCGGCCGCGATGGACACCGTGACGGAGGCCCGGACCGCCATCGCGATGGCGCAGGAGGGCGGAATCGGCGTCATCCACAAGAACATGACGCCCGAGCAGCAGGCGCTCGAGGTGCTCAAGGTCAAGAAGTTCGAGAGCGGCATGGTGGTGGACCCCGTCACCATCGACCCCGAGGCTCCGCTGGGCCGCGCCATCGAGCTGATGCGCCAGCACGGCGTGTCCGGCATCCCGGTGGTGAAGGGCAAGCGCCTGGTGGGCATCGTCACCAGCCGCGACGTGCGCTTCGAGACCAACCTCACCCAGAAGGTCGAGGCCATGATGACGCGCAAGCTCGTCACCGGCCACGAGGGCATCAACCAGGGTGACGCGCAGAAGCTGCTGCACGAGCACCGCATCGAGAAGCTGCTCGTTGTCAACGACGACTTCGAGCTGCGCGGGCTCATCACCATCAAGGACATCGAGAAGCGCCGCACGCACCCCAACGCGGCGAAGGACGCCAAGGGCCGGCTGCTGTGCGCCGCCGCCGTGGGCGTGTCCCCGGACCGCGAGGCGCGCATCGACGCGCTGGTGAAGGCGGGCGTGGACGTCATCGTGGTGGACACCGCGCACGGGCACTCGAAGGGCGTGGTGGACGGGGTGCGCGACACGCGCAAGAACTTCAAGGGCTTCGAGCTCATCGCCGGCAACGTCGCCACGGCCGAGGCCACGCGCGCGCTCATCCAGGCGGGCGTGGACGCGGTGAAGGTGGGCATCGGCCCCGGCTCCATCTGCACCACGCGCGTGGTGGCCGGCGTGGGCGTGCCGCAGGTGACGGCGGTGGATGACTGCTGCCGCGAGGCGGACAAGCACGACATCCCCATCATCTCGGATGGCGGCATCAAGTACTCGGGCGACATCGTGAAGGCGCTGGCGGCCGGCGCGAGCACGGTGATGATCGGCTCGCTCTTCGCGGGCACCGAGGAGGCCCCGGGCGACGTCATCCTGTACCAGGGCCGCAGCTACAAGAGCTACCGCGGCATGGGCAGCCTGGGCGCGATGAAGCAGGGCGCCAAGGACCGCTACTTCCAGTCGGACGTGGACGCGGTGAAGCTGGTCCCCGAGGGCATCGAGGGCCGCGTGCCGTACAAGGGCACGCTCGCCATGAACGTGCACCAGATGCTGGGCGGCATCCGCAGCGGCATGGGCTACGTGGGCTGCGGCACCATCGAGGAGCTGCGCAAGAACGCCACCTTCGTGCGGATCACCTCGGCCGGGCTCAAGGAGAGCCACGTGCACGACGTCATCATCACCGAGGAAGCGCCCAACTACCGCGTGGAGTAG
- a CDS encoding TIGR02266 family protein: MTESNQAAVGLVVKLPFATPEEFLAKYGGNVTRGGIYLRARAVKPPGTAVTLDLRLSSGERLIHAQAVVHFITGQGGQGVAGMGLRFLSLDPQTRRFLDSAVAALPHAQSDAPPVPSGVGAPDYTVPPPPEQANPQVVAHQPAASAPVTSAPVTMMSDEALDLSTQEPKRAGVVIGIDLGTTNSCAAYVRNGKPGVLNSREGHNTVPSIIAVNTRGKLVVGHPAKGQMLTNPRQTVYGAKRLVGRAYDSPIVENIKDKFHYEITAGANGDAGVKLSDKVYSLQQISALILREVREVAQNQLGQPVSRAVVTVPAYYNDNQRHAVREAGKLAGLYVERILNEPTAAALAYGYGRKLNQRVLVYDLGGGTFDASVLELADNVYEVISTGGDTFLGGIDFDNAIVTYLLEEFQKKTGRTFQGDRVALQRINDAAERAKCALSERSEMRVHVAFVTMIDDKPYDLDVTLTRQKLVELTEGLVDRTVKVCDEVLKAKNLGPKDIDEVILVGGQSRFPLVHEKITRFFGKPPSKGVHPDEAVALGAALLAHSLGQLEGVVLIDVLPMAIGVGLPGGRFKPVLERNTSLPSTKSYTLSTHRDGQTELELTVFQGDSERASDNEYLGTLKLAGLPKLPRGAVQVTVTFEVNNESLLKVTARESSSGREVTSTFSTKDTPEAVKARLAQLDTETAAANVPPQPTAPSARTTSTSGARVVNPVPMKPAASTPPVNRTPAARPTAAQQTAAPAVPALVSPPRQRGFMQWLKGLFGRA; the protein is encoded by the coding sequence TTGACGGAATCGAATCAGGCGGCGGTCGGGTTGGTCGTGAAGCTGCCCTTCGCGACGCCAGAGGAGTTCCTGGCGAAGTACGGCGGCAACGTCACGCGCGGTGGCATCTATCTGCGCGCCCGCGCGGTGAAGCCACCCGGCACCGCCGTCACCCTGGACCTGCGGCTTTCCAGCGGCGAGCGGTTGATCCACGCCCAGGCCGTGGTCCACTTCATCACCGGACAGGGAGGCCAGGGCGTGGCCGGCATGGGCCTGCGCTTCCTGTCGTTGGACCCGCAAACGCGCCGCTTCCTCGACTCCGCGGTCGCCGCCCTGCCCCACGCCCAGTCGGACGCGCCCCCCGTCCCCTCGGGTGTCGGGGCGCCGGACTACACCGTCCCACCTCCCCCCGAGCAGGCCAACCCGCAGGTGGTGGCCCATCAGCCGGCCGCGAGCGCTCCAGTGACCTCCGCGCCCGTGACGATGATGTCGGACGAGGCGCTGGACCTGAGCACGCAGGAGCCCAAGCGCGCGGGCGTGGTCATCGGCATCGACCTGGGGACGACGAACTCCTGCGCCGCGTATGTGCGCAACGGCAAGCCGGGCGTGCTCAACAGTCGTGAAGGGCACAACACGGTGCCCTCCATCATCGCCGTCAACACGCGCGGCAAGCTGGTGGTGGGCCACCCCGCGAAGGGGCAGATGCTCACCAACCCTCGACAGACGGTCTACGGCGCCAAGCGACTGGTGGGCCGCGCGTACGACTCGCCCATCGTCGAGAACATCAAGGACAAGTTCCACTACGAGATCACCGCCGGCGCCAACGGCGACGCGGGCGTGAAGCTGTCCGACAAGGTCTACTCGCTGCAGCAGATCTCCGCGCTCATCCTGCGCGAGGTGCGCGAGGTGGCGCAGAACCAGCTGGGTCAGCCCGTCTCGCGCGCCGTCGTCACGGTGCCCGCGTACTACAACGACAACCAGCGCCACGCGGTGCGGGAGGCCGGCAAGCTCGCGGGGCTCTACGTCGAGCGCATCCTGAATGAGCCCACCGCGGCGGCGCTCGCGTACGGCTACGGGCGCAAGCTCAACCAGCGCGTGCTCGTCTACGACCTGGGCGGCGGCACCTTCGACGCGTCCGTGCTGGAGCTGGCCGACAACGTCTACGAGGTCATCTCCACCGGCGGCGACACGTTCCTGGGCGGCATCGACTTCGACAACGCCATCGTCACGTACCTGTTGGAGGAGTTCCAGAAGAAGACGGGCCGCACGTTCCAGGGAGACCGCGTGGCGCTCCAGCGCATCAACGACGCGGCGGAGCGGGCCAAGTGTGCGCTGTCCGAGCGTTCGGAGATGCGGGTGCATGTGGCCTTCGTCACGATGATCGACGACAAGCCGTACGACTTGGACGTCACGCTCACCCGGCAGAAGCTGGTGGAGCTGACGGAGGGGCTCGTCGACCGGACGGTGAAGGTCTGTGACGAGGTGCTCAAGGCGAAGAACCTGGGGCCCAAGGACATCGACGAGGTCATCCTCGTGGGAGGCCAGAGCCGCTTCCCGCTGGTGCACGAGAAGATCACCCGCTTCTTCGGCAAGCCTCCCAGCAAGGGCGTGCACCCGGACGAGGCCGTGGCGCTGGGCGCGGCGCTGCTGGCGCACAGCCTGGGACAGCTCGAGGGCGTGGTGCTCATCGACGTGCTGCCCATGGCCATCGGCGTGGGCCTGCCCGGCGGGCGCTTCAAGCCCGTGCTGGAGCGCAACACGTCCCTGCCCTCCACCAAGAGCTACACGCTGTCCACGCACCGTGACGGCCAGACGGAGCTGGAGCTCACCGTGTTCCAGGGCGACTCTGAACGAGCGTCCGACAATGAGTACCTGGGGACGCTCAAGCTCGCCGGCCTGCCCAAGCTGCCTCGCGGCGCGGTGCAGGTGACGGTGACCTTCGAGGTGAACAACGAATCGCTCCTGAAGGTGACGGCGCGTGAGTCCTCGAGCGGACGCGAAGTCACGAGCACGTTCTCCACGAAGGACACACCGGAGGCGGTGAAGGCCCGGCTCGCACAGCTCGACACGGAGACCGCGGCGGCGAATGTGCCGCCTCAACCCACCGCACCCTCCGCGCGGACCACGAGCACGTCGGGTGCGCGCGTCGTCAATCCGGTGCCGATGAAGCCCGCGGCGTCCACGCCTCCGGTGAATCGCACGCCCGCTGCGCGTCCGACAGCCGCGCAGCAAACCGCCGCTCCAGCGGTACCTGCGCTCGTCAGCCCTCCGCGACAGCGTGGCTTCATGCAGTGGCTGAAGGGCTTGTTCGGTCGCGCCTGA